A genomic window from Streptomyces sp. 846.5 includes:
- a CDS encoding DUF881 domain-containing protein: MVFALAGFLFYVSSLAAHGTSLRNDDTLLRLSDLIQQRSQQNAQSENVVAGLRAQIDALAAQHAQNPADAKRLATLEQAAGLDSLQGAGVTVTLNDAPSGATAKIPGVPQPQPDDLVVHQQDLQAVVNALWKGGATGVQVQDQRLISTSAVRCVGNQLILQGRVYSPPYVIRAVGDQQRLLTAIDQDSYIQNYLQYVAAYGLGWKLDQSRTMTLPAYSGTVDLQYAQAKQ; the protein is encoded by the coding sequence ATGGTTTTCGCCCTCGCCGGATTTCTGTTCTATGTGAGTTCCCTGGCCGCGCACGGAACCTCGCTCCGCAATGACGACACCCTGCTCCGGCTCTCCGACCTGATACAGCAGCGGAGCCAGCAGAACGCCCAGTCCGAGAACGTCGTCGCCGGACTGCGGGCGCAGATCGACGCGCTCGCGGCGCAGCACGCCCAGAACCCGGCGGACGCCAAGCGGCTCGCCACCCTCGAACAGGCGGCCGGGCTCGATTCGCTGCAGGGGGCGGGAGTGACCGTCACCCTCAACGACGCGCCCAGCGGCGCCACCGCGAAGATCCCCGGGGTGCCCCAGCCGCAGCCCGACGACCTGGTGGTGCACCAGCAGGACCTGCAGGCCGTGGTCAACGCGCTGTGGAAGGGCGGCGCCACCGGCGTCCAGGTCCAGGACCAGCGGCTGATCTCCACCAGCGCGGTCCGCTGCGTCGGCAACCAGCTGATCCTGCAGGGTCGGGTCTACTCCCCTCCCTATGTGATCCGGGCGGTCGGCGACCAGCAGCGCCTGCTCACCGCCATCGACCAGGACAGCTACATCCAGAACTACCTCCAGTACGTGGCCGCCTACGGCCTCGGCTGGAAACTGGACCAGTCCAGGACGATGACGCTGCCCGCCTACTCGGGCACGGTGGACCTGCAGTACGCCCAGGCCAAGCAGTAG
- the crgA gene encoding cell division protein CrgA, translating to MPKSRIRKKSDYTPPPATATAVRLSSGRSWIAPLMLGLFLLGLVWIVVYYVSSAAWPISAIGNWNIVIGFAFIAGGFGVSTQWK from the coding sequence GTGCCGAAGTCCCGGATCCGCAAGAAGTCGGACTACACCCCGCCGCCGGCCACGGCCACCGCGGTGCGGCTGAGTTCGGGACGCAGTTGGATCGCGCCACTGATGCTGGGGCTGTTCCTGCTCGGACTGGTGTGGATCGTCGTCTACTACGTGTCCAGTGCGGCCTGGCCGATCTCGGCCATCGGCAACTGGAACATCGTGATCGGCTTCGCGTTCATCGCGGGCGGGTTCGGCGTCTCCACCCAGTGGAAGTAG
- a CDS encoding rhomboid family intramembrane serine protease, translating into MLSDQPVPSDHPQEHTLPDCYRHPGRETGVSCTRCGRPVCPECRVEAAVGFQCLNCVHGGNAAVREARTEFGGRLVGDRALVTRILIGINVVVWVLAWKVLSANAVDHLYMWGYGVADNGEWYRMITSVFFHTAILHIAMNMWSLWVLGPPLEQLLGRWRFLALYLVSGLAGSALQLIAAPGTAALGASGAIFGLLGALLVIQRRRGFSLGPIVAIVVVNLVATFSIPGISWEAHIGGLVGGLLIGFGLAHAPATPPRRRALVQAGSVLVVFVLVLVVTLVGVATIS; encoded by the coding sequence ATGCTCTCCGACCAGCCCGTACCGTCCGACCACCCGCAGGAGCACACCCTGCCCGACTGCTACCGCCATCCGGGGCGGGAGACCGGGGTGTCCTGCACCCGGTGCGGGCGTCCGGTGTGCCCGGAGTGCCGGGTCGAGGCCGCGGTGGGCTTCCAGTGCCTGAACTGCGTCCACGGCGGCAACGCGGCAGTGCGGGAGGCGCGCACCGAGTTCGGCGGGCGTCTGGTCGGCGACCGCGCGCTGGTCACCAGGATCCTGATCGGGATCAATGTGGTGGTCTGGGTGCTGGCCTGGAAGGTGCTGAGCGCCAACGCGGTGGACCACCTGTACATGTGGGGCTACGGGGTGGCCGACAACGGCGAGTGGTACCGGATGATCACCTCGGTGTTCTTCCACACCGCGATCCTGCACATCGCCATGAACATGTGGTCGCTGTGGGTGCTGGGGCCGCCGCTGGAGCAGCTGCTGGGCCGCTGGCGCTTCCTGGCGCTGTACCTGGTGTCCGGCCTGGCCGGTTCGGCGCTGCAGCTGATCGCGGCGCCCGGCACCGCGGCGCTGGGGGCCTCCGGGGCGATCTTCGGCCTGCTGGGCGCGCTGCTGGTGATCCAGCGCAGGCGCGGCTTCTCGCTGGGGCCGATCGTGGCGATCGTGGTGGTGAACCTGGTGGCGACCTTCTCGATCCCCGGCATCAGCTGGGAGGCCCATATCGGCGGCCTGGTCGGCGGCCTGCTGATCGGTTTCGGACTGGCGCACGCACCGGCGACCCCGCCCCGCAGGCGAGCCCTGGTCCAGGCGGGCTCGGTGCTGGTGGTGTTCGTCCTGGTGCTGGTGGTGACCCTGGTCGGGGTGGCCACGATCAGCTGA
- a CDS encoding peptidylprolyl isomerase, protein MAEELFATLRTNHGDIEVKLFPNHTPKTVANFVELAEGTREWTDPRTGAKSQAPLYDGTVFHRVISDFMIQGGDPLGTGTGGPGYQFADEFHPDLAFDRPYLLAMANAGPGTNGSQFFITVAPTTWLNRKHTIFGEVSNEAGRKVVDAIVGTKVTPFNDRPVEDVVIESVRISRR, encoded by the coding sequence GTGGCCGAGGAACTGTTCGCCACTCTCAGGACCAACCACGGGGACATCGAGGTCAAGCTCTTCCCGAACCACACCCCCAAGACGGTGGCCAACTTCGTGGAGCTCGCCGAGGGCACCAGGGAGTGGACCGACCCGCGTACGGGTGCCAAGTCGCAGGCGCCGCTCTACGACGGGACCGTCTTCCACCGGGTGATCTCCGACTTCATGATCCAGGGCGGTGACCCGCTGGGCACCGGCACCGGCGGCCCGGGGTACCAGTTCGCCGACGAGTTCCACCCCGACCTGGCCTTCGACCGCCCGTACCTGCTGGCGATGGCCAACGCGGGCCCGGGCACCAACGGCTCGCAGTTCTTCATCACGGTCGCGCCGACCACCTGGCTGAACCGCAAGCACACCATCTTCGGCGAGGTCAGCAACGAGGCCGGCCGCAAGGTCGTGGACGCCATCGTGGGCACCAAGGTGACGCCGTTCAACGACCGTCCGGTCGAGGACGTGGTGATCGAGTCGGTGCGGATCTCCCGCCGCTAG
- a CDS encoding DUF5324 family protein yields the protein MTRIDAAREAAGKTREQLAPYAVSARDAAAHYTDEAWQRLAPRIESAVEQARAAASAAQQAAQSTVDGKVAPRVAPLWEQARDHVPPAVEDAVGEAARRTRRAARSARRSAAAAALQARETARPAVAHAWDEAALAAAQAAQLAHDRGAAALPVLRGQVSLAEIEALTAEHGRSRRSRRLRRFLVLAGLGAVAGGGLAAWKWWQKQSNPDWLVEPPSSSLPLRSTPATAAHGSTVSSPVASTTPVSSVDTEDSIMPLAPDVEAKAAAEADAEGYADQVDGTGTDDPSENGNPRRKKKA from the coding sequence GTGACCCGCATCGACGCAGCGCGCGAGGCTGCCGGGAAGACCCGGGAGCAGCTCGCCCCCTATGCCGTGAGCGCACGGGACGCGGCAGCGCACTACACGGACGAGGCATGGCAGCGGCTGGCCCCGCGCATCGAGTCCGCCGTTGAGCAGGCGCGAGCGGCGGCCTCCGCAGCCCAGCAGGCCGCCCAGAGCACGGTGGACGGCAAGGTGGCGCCCCGGGTGGCCCCGCTCTGGGAGCAGGCGCGGGACCACGTCCCGCCGGCCGTCGAGGACGCGGTGGGCGAGGCCGCCCGGCGCACCCGAAGGGCCGCCAGGTCGGCGCGCAGGTCCGCCGCCGCGGCCGCCCTCCAGGCCCGCGAGACCGCACGACCGGCCGTCGCCCACGCCTGGGACGAGGCCGCGCTGGCCGCGGCCCAGGCCGCCCAGCTGGCCCACGACCGCGGGGCGGCGGCGCTGCCGGTCCTGCGCGGCCAGGTGTCCCTCGCCGAGATCGAGGCGCTGACCGCCGAGCACGGCCGCTCCCGGCGCTCCCGCAGGCTCCGGCGCTTCCTGGTGCTGGCCGGCCTCGGCGCGGTGGCCGGCGGCGGCCTGGCCGCCTGGAAGTGGTGGCAGAAGCAGAGCAACCCCGACTGGCTGGTGGAGCCGCCGTCCAGCTCGCTCCCGCTGCGCTCGACCCCGGCCACGGCCGCGCACGGCTCCACCGTCTCCTCCCCGGTCGCCTCGACGACCCCGGTCTCCAGCGTGGACACCGAGGACTCGATCATGCCGCTGGCCCCCGACGTCGAGGCCAAGGCGGCCGCGGAGGCCGACGCCGAGGGATACGCCGATCAGGTGGACGGCACCGGGACGGACGACCCGTCCGAGAACGGGAACCCGAGGCGGAAGAAGAAGGCCTGA
- a CDS encoding DLW-39 family protein, with amino-acid sequence MKKLLLVVLAALGGYFVYRQVQADRAEQDLWTEATDAVPVGAR; translated from the coding sequence GTGAAGAAGCTTCTCCTGGTAGTCCTGGCTGCTCTTGGTGGGTACTTCGTGTACCGCCAGGTCCAGGCGGACCGCGCCGAGCAGGACCTGTGGACCGAGGCGACGGACGCGGTCCCGGTCGGCGCCCGCTGA
- a CDS encoding AbiV family abortive infection protein: protein MGKQKKRLPTPVEAAIGFKVAAANSRNVLNGADHLADGQLYGPARSLAVLALEEAVKARTLGSIVAAHLHGRPPGYSDADMIAIIYSSHKTRHAAGFFQQLAAGKHKNIYLKLLLGQTPTADEKKALQDLANLLGAADTQKQAGFYTDFDPDSSAWATPADATQDDFEALRALVSEFVDETERQVNDLPEKL, encoded by the coding sequence ATGGGCAAGCAGAAGAAGCGTCTGCCGACCCCGGTCGAGGCCGCCATCGGTTTCAAGGTTGCCGCGGCGAACTCCCGCAACGTGCTGAACGGCGCGGACCACCTCGCGGATGGACAGCTCTACGGGCCGGCCAGATCCCTGGCCGTGCTCGCGCTGGAAGAGGCGGTCAAGGCCCGCACGCTCGGTTCGATCGTCGCAGCCCACCTCCATGGTCGTCCTCCCGGTTACTCGGACGCGGACATGATCGCCATCATCTACTCAAGCCACAAAACCCGGCACGCTGCGGGGTTCTTCCAGCAACTCGCCGCAGGGAAGCATAAGAACATCTACCTGAAGCTCCTGCTAGGCCAGACCCCCACTGCCGACGAAAAGAAGGCACTGCAAGACCTGGCGAACCTGCTCGGCGCTGCCGACACACAGAAGCAAGCTGGCTTCTATACAGACTTCGACCCGGATTCCTCGGCTTGGGCCACGCCCGCCGACGCCACCCAGGATGATTTCGAAGCGCTCCGAGCCCTCGTCAGCGAGTTCGTCGACGAGACCGAACGACAGGTCAATGACCTGCCCGAGAAGCTTTAA
- a CDS encoding nucleotidyltransferase, whose product MTPEQRISKLNRWTSPPSEAEAARLERAKRMVIQAVQRHPRFDGVGLTVEAKGSWANNTNVSSDSDMDIKVEFTRRVFTGALATGMSFWELYMQNQKYGGQWTAEEFRSELGIALKGASGNVDASHNVAFLVPSVPGSRPDTDVVPCFTYTHGSNQGTVVFTKDGKHIINWSHQQLVNGRAKNVRTNRRYKYAVRALKAVENDLVAARAIKDLPSYFMECLVYNVPDQALLAPSFDQAFQGVLAHLRGNFDRWWGSTDAMTEPNEIKKLFGSTQKWQVNDGRQLVAAAWDYLGYRD is encoded by the coding sequence GTGACACCAGAGCAGAGAATCAGCAAGCTCAACCGTTGGACGAGTCCGCCGAGCGAGGCAGAGGCTGCCAGGCTGGAGCGTGCGAAGCGCATGGTCATCCAGGCGGTACAGCGCCACCCGCGGTTCGACGGTGTGGGCCTCACGGTAGAGGCGAAGGGCTCGTGGGCCAACAACACCAATGTCAGCAGCGACAGCGACATGGACATCAAGGTTGAGTTCACCCGGCGCGTCTTCACCGGTGCCTTGGCTACCGGGATGTCGTTCTGGGAGCTGTACATGCAGAACCAAAAGTACGGCGGGCAGTGGACTGCGGAGGAGTTCCGCAGCGAGCTCGGGATAGCCCTGAAGGGCGCCTCCGGCAACGTGGACGCCAGCCACAACGTCGCCTTCCTTGTGCCCAGCGTCCCAGGTAGCCGACCGGACACCGACGTGGTCCCCTGCTTCACCTACACCCACGGCTCGAATCAGGGCACGGTGGTCTTCACCAAGGACGGCAAGCACATCATCAACTGGTCTCATCAGCAGCTGGTCAACGGCCGGGCGAAGAACGTGCGCACCAACCGCCGCTACAAGTACGCCGTCCGCGCACTGAAGGCGGTCGAGAACGACCTCGTCGCCGCCCGTGCGATCAAGGACCTCCCGTCATACTTCATGGAGTGCCTGGTCTACAACGTTCCTGATCAGGCCCTCCTCGCCCCGTCATTCGACCAGGCGTTCCAAGGGGTGCTCGCCCACCTGCGCGGCAACTTCGACCGCTGGTGGGGCAGCACCGACGCGATGACCGAGCCGAACGAGATCAAGAAGCTGTTCGGGAGCACCCAGAAGTGGCAGGTCAACGACGGGCGCCAGCTGGTCGCCGCAGCCTGGGACTATCTCGGATACAGGGACTGA